The Halorhabdus sp. BNX81 genome includes a region encoding these proteins:
- a CDS encoding sodium:solute symporter family protein, producing MVSTGVALGLTVLTLVAFSGLGLLHSRGRVGSVEDLITARDSVGEKRMTATLVASVMGVWILLSAPEAGASFGIAAVVGYAIGEALPMLAYAKIGPRVRAVIPDGHSLTEYAHARYGASMYAFVLAVSGLYMFVFLAAELTGISRALAMVADVPQWQTAVLVGGFVLLYTGYGGLRASIFTDTLQAIIVMPLLVIAAAGAVFALGGPGAVYDGIVATNPTLLDPGFWPGLQFGLALSFAILGAELINQTWWQRIYAGSDSETVERSFLRASLANGLIVLGAAFFGVVAAGHANVVTAGEGYNADLSFFLLLNEAFPEWLVLAVVLLALLLVMSSVDTLFNALSSLVTADLPRLIDDPDDRTLALGARAFTVVIAVAAIYVSLRARSVLRLFFLADLLGAAVAFPLLYGLYSRRLTGTGALLSSLAGLAFGLAYFPDLREYITAIPIVGANLPVADDLYLTSFAGAFILSTLLALVAAQLSTSTVDHDALSRRIRRLDGSGAESPADD from the coding sequence ATGGTGAGCACTGGCGTCGCCCTCGGACTCACCGTCCTGACACTGGTCGCGTTTTCCGGGCTCGGCCTGTTGCACTCCCGGGGTCGCGTCGGCTCGGTCGAGGATCTGATCACGGCCCGCGATTCGGTCGGCGAGAAACGGATGACGGCGACGCTCGTCGCCTCGGTGATGGGCGTCTGGATTCTGCTGTCGGCCCCCGAGGCCGGTGCGAGTTTCGGGATCGCCGCGGTCGTGGGCTACGCGATCGGCGAAGCCCTGCCAATGCTCGCTTACGCAAAGATCGGTCCCCGCGTCCGGGCGGTCATCCCTGACGGCCACTCGCTGACGGAGTACGCCCACGCCAGATACGGGGCGTCGATGTACGCCTTCGTCCTCGCCGTGAGTGGGCTGTACATGTTCGTGTTCCTCGCCGCCGAACTGACGGGCATCTCCCGGGCGCTCGCGATGGTCGCCGACGTGCCGCAGTGGCAGACCGCCGTCCTGGTCGGCGGGTTCGTCCTGCTGTATACGGGCTATGGCGGCCTCCGGGCGAGTATCTTCACTGACACCCTCCAGGCGATCATCGTCATGCCGTTGCTCGTCATCGCCGCGGCCGGTGCGGTGTTCGCCCTGGGCGGTCCCGGTGCCGTCTACGATGGGATCGTCGCCACCAACCCGACGCTGCTGGATCCGGGCTTCTGGCCAGGGTTACAGTTCGGCCTCGCGCTCTCGTTTGCGATCCTCGGCGCGGAGTTGATCAACCAGACCTGGTGGCAACGTATCTACGCCGGCAGCGACAGTGAAACCGTCGAGCGGAGCTTCCTGCGAGCGTCCCTCGCAAACGGCCTGATCGTCCTCGGCGCGGCCTTCTTCGGCGTCGTCGCCGCCGGGCACGCGAACGTCGTGACCGCCGGCGAGGGGTACAACGCGGACCTCTCGTTTTTCCTGTTGCTGAACGAGGCCTTCCCCGAGTGGCTCGTCCTGGCCGTGGTCCTCCTGGCGCTGCTGCTCGTGATGAGTTCCGTCGACACGCTGTTCAACGCCCTTTCGAGCCTCGTGACCGCTGACCTGCCGCGCCTGATCGACGATCCGGACGACCGGACGCTCGCGCTTGGTGCACGGGCATTTACCGTCGTCATCGCCGTGGCAGCCATCTACGTCAGCCTGCGGGCCAGGAGCGTCCTCCGGCTGTTCTTCCTCGCGGATCTGCTCGGAGCCGCCGTCGCGTTCCCGCTCCTGTATGGCCTCTACTCGCGCCGACTGACCGGAACCGGCGCGCTCCTCAGCAGCCTCGCCGGACTCGCTTTCGGCCTGGCGTACTTCCCGGATCTTCGCGAGTACATCACGGCAATCCCGATCGTGGGAGCCAACCTGCCAGTGGCTGATGACCTCTATCTCACGTCCTTTGCCGGCGCGTTCATCCTCTCGACGCTCCTGGCGCTCGTTGCCGCCCAACTCTCGACGTCGACCGTCGACCACGACGCGCTATCGCGTCGCATCCGCCGCCTCGACGGCTCCGGTGCCGAGAGCCCGGCTGATGACTGA
- a CDS encoding TenA family protein, with product MSDATPTQAVPDSFESYAADRGDARFTEWLRARAEPDWSAAVDHRFVEELAAGTIDDAVFRRYLMQDYAFLDALVGTFGHAVGDAPDMAARSRLVEFLAVLTDDENDYFERSFAALDVPESTYANPEPTATTRAFEDLLGRAAREGGYAETLAVLVPAEWVYLSWADPRADADPDAFYLREWIDLHANDGFRSFVGWLREELDREGAAASPRRRARLDRLFRRTVELERAFFETAYGSQDTDAGGEDPW from the coding sequence ATGAGCGACGCCACCCCCACGCAGGCAGTCCCGGACAGCTTCGAGTCCTATGCCGCCGATCGTGGCGACGCGCGATTCACCGAGTGGCTCCGGGCTCGCGCGGAGCCCGACTGGTCGGCGGCCGTCGACCACCGGTTCGTCGAGGAACTCGCCGCGGGCACGATCGACGACGCCGTCTTCCGTCGGTACCTCATGCAGGACTACGCCTTCCTCGATGCGCTCGTCGGCACGTTCGGCCACGCAGTCGGGGACGCGCCGGACATGGCCGCCCGCTCGCGCCTCGTCGAGTTTCTCGCCGTCCTGACTGACGACGAGAACGACTACTTCGAGCGCTCGTTTGCGGCACTGGACGTTCCGGAGTCGACATATGCCAACCCCGAGCCGACCGCGACCACCCGGGCCTTCGAGGATCTGCTCGGGCGGGCGGCCCGGGAGGGTGGCTACGCCGAGACGCTGGCCGTCCTGGTCCCCGCCGAATGGGTCTACCTGTCCTGGGCCGACCCGCGGGCCGACGCCGACCCGGACGCGTTCTATCTGCGGGAGTGGATCGACCTCCATGCCAACGACGGATTCCGGTCGTTCGTCGGGTGGTTGCGCGAGGAACTCGACCGGGAAGGTGCGGCCGCCTCACCCCGACGCCGGGCACGGCTCGACCGACTCTTCCGGCGGACGGTCGAACTGGAGCGGGCGTTCTTCGAGACGGCCTACGGCAGCCAGGACACCGACGCCGGAGGTGAGGATCCATGGTGA
- the tenA gene encoding thiaminase II gives MSFTDDLEPTAEQYWDAIVDHPMVAQLGEGTLDPEPFKHWVRQDYVYLIEYGRVFALGAGKAPSLARMGRFAELLDATINTEMDLHREYAAEFGISEAELEATEPSPTTQGYTDFLVRTAAVGTFGDTVAALLPCMWGFNETARRLDAQGRPAEERYAEWIDTYAGEEFTELTEWCLDLMDAVAAESSAEDRERYRELFETSARYEYRFWDAAWRQEAWSI, from the coding sequence ATGAGCTTCACCGACGATCTGGAACCGACTGCCGAGCAGTACTGGGACGCCATCGTCGACCATCCCATGGTGGCCCAGCTGGGCGAGGGGACGCTGGATCCCGAGCCCTTCAAACACTGGGTCCGCCAGGACTACGTCTACCTGATCGAGTACGGGCGCGTGTTCGCGCTTGGGGCCGGGAAAGCACCGTCACTCGCCCGGATGGGGCGCTTCGCCGAGTTGCTCGACGCGACGATCAACACCGAGATGGATCTCCACCGCGAGTACGCCGCCGAGTTCGGGATCAGCGAGGCGGAACTCGAAGCGACCGAGCCATCGCCGACCACGCAGGGGTACACGGACTTTCTGGTGCGGACGGCCGCCGTCGGGACGTTCGGCGACACCGTGGCCGCGCTGTTGCCCTGTATGTGGGGCTTCAACGAGACTGCAAGGCGACTGGACGCCCAGGGCCGGCCGGCTGAGGAGCGATACGCCGAGTGGATCGACACCTACGCCGGCGAGGAGTTCACTGAACTCACCGAGTGGTGTCTGGACCTGATGGACGCCGTCGCCGCTGAATCGAGTGCCGAGGACCGGGAACGCTATCGGGAGCTGTTCGAGACCTCGGCGCGCTACGAGTATCGCTTCTGGGACGCCGCCTGGCGGCAGGAGGCGTGGTCGATATGA
- a CDS encoding NAD(P)/FAD-dependent oxidoreductase — MNDRTDVAVIGGGVSGTAIARELSRYELDVTLLEAAPDVCTGTSKANTALLHAGFNANPDKQKGRLNVRGNELYHERIQHELDVPIEWRGALVVATEEAERPKLESLLERGRENGIEDLEIVDGERLHELEPHLTDDAIAALWAPTAGIVNPFELTVGFANNAVSNGATVELNAEVTDIEEASGAFRVQTARGDIEASIVVNAAGLYADVISEMVGVDDFEITPRRGEYYLYDKETDVDVQRTVFPVPSEVSKGIVVTPTDEGNVMIGPNAEEVDDVTEKATTREGLDEVLAGAQETVPDLSKDDVIREFAGLRPAIKETGDFRIRTERRDPGFVNVAGIQSPGLASAPAVAELVVDLVGDLAGGLTEDSTFDPQYSPPPKTRHMSHAERAALIEEDPAYGQIICRCEMITEGEIRDAINEPVGARTINAVKRRVRPGAGRCQGGFCQPRVVEILAEEHGVDETDIKLEGDGSEVLIGDTKELLLAQDSEEVHADD, encoded by the coding sequence ATGAACGACCGGACTGACGTAGCAGTCATCGGCGGCGGCGTCAGTGGTACAGCTATCGCTCGCGAACTTTCCCGGTACGAACTCGATGTCACGTTGCTCGAAGCAGCGCCGGACGTCTGTACCGGGACGAGCAAGGCCAACACGGCCCTGCTACACGCCGGCTTCAACGCGAACCCGGACAAGCAGAAAGGACGGCTCAACGTCAGAGGGAACGAACTCTATCACGAGCGGATCCAGCACGAACTCGACGTCCCGATCGAGTGGCGCGGCGCGCTCGTGGTGGCAACCGAGGAAGCCGAGCGGCCGAAACTCGAATCCCTGTTGGAACGGGGGCGTGAGAACGGCATCGAGGACCTCGAAATCGTCGATGGCGAGCGCCTCCACGAACTGGAACCGCACCTCACCGACGACGCTATCGCCGCCCTCTGGGCCCCGACGGCCGGGATCGTCAATCCCTTCGAGCTCACGGTCGGGTTCGCCAACAACGCCGTCAGCAACGGCGCGACGGTCGAACTGAACGCCGAGGTGACGGACATCGAGGAGGCCAGCGGGGCGTTCCGGGTTCAGACAGCGCGGGGCGACATCGAGGCCAGCATCGTCGTCAACGCGGCCGGGTTGTACGCCGATGTCATCTCGGAGATGGTCGGCGTTGACGACTTCGAGATCACGCCACGGCGCGGCGAGTACTATCTCTACGATAAGGAGACGGACGTCGACGTCCAGCGGACCGTCTTCCCTGTCCCCTCCGAGGTCAGCAAAGGGATCGTCGTCACCCCGACCGATGAGGGCAACGTGATGATCGGCCCGAACGCCGAGGAGGTCGATGACGTGACCGAGAAGGCCACGACTCGCGAGGGACTCGACGAGGTTCTTGCGGGAGCCCAGGAGACCGTCCCGGACCTCTCGAAAGACGACGTCATCCGGGAGTTTGCGGGGCTTCGGCCGGCGATCAAAGAAACCGGCGACTTCCGGATCCGGACCGAACGCCGTGACCCCGGGTTCGTCAACGTCGCCGGGATCCAGTCGCCGGGCCTCGCCTCGGCACCGGCAGTCGCCGAACTCGTCGTCGATCTCGTGGGCGACCTAGCAGGCGGGCTCACGGAGGACTCGACGTTCGATCCACAGTACTCACCGCCGCCGAAGACCCGACACATGAGTCACGCCGAGCGCGCGGCACTGATCGAGGAAGACCCAGCCTACGGACAGATCATCTGTCGGTGTGAGATGATCACCGAGGGTGAAATCCGGGACGCCATCAACGAACCGGTCGGCGCTCGGACGATCAACGCCGTCAAGCGACGGGTTCGCCCAGGGGCCGGTCGCTGTCAGGGTGGCTTTTGCCAACCTCGCGTCGTCGAGATCCTCGCCGAGGAACACGGCGTCGATGAAACTGACATCAAACTTGAAGGCGACGGCTCGGAAGTCCTGATCGGCGACACCAAAGAACTGCTGTTGGCCCAGGACAGTGAGGAGGTGCATGCCGATGACTGA
- a CDS encoding FAD-dependent oxidoreductase, translating to MTETEAEAEAEPAESTESAAAAESAIRREAHDLVVVGGGPAGLAAAQEAYDHGVDDIVILERDFELGGILQQCIHNGFGLHYFDEELTGPEYAQEFIENVAERGVDIRLNTMVQEVTDGKTVYAVSEDVGLTEIDAEAVVLAMGCRERTREALDIPGDRPAGVFSAGTAQRYINMEGKMPGEKAVILGSGDIGLIMARRMYLEGAEVPAVLEVMPYSGGLTRNVVQCLEDFDIPLRTQQTITEIYGDERVEGVTVQEVDDDFEPIPGTEYDIECDTVLLSVGLIPENELSEGAGVDMHPVTGGPVVDDGRETSVEDIYACGNVLHVHDLVDWVTEESMIAGRSVAKQLNDEIDIREEPIEIESTGAVSYVVPERISKSDADREELPLYLRVYAPMNEVFVTVESGDEQLAREFERRAEPGEMITVDLDAEALEDLPENRLVVDVVPKEEI from the coding sequence ATGACTGAAACCGAGGCTGAGGCTGAGGCAGAGCCCGCTGAATCGACCGAGTCGGCCGCCGCGGCCGAGAGTGCGATCCGACGCGAAGCACACGATCTGGTCGTCGTCGGTGGCGGCCCGGCCGGACTGGCCGCGGCCCAGGAAGCCTACGATCACGGGGTCGACGACATCGTCATTCTCGAACGGGACTTCGAACTCGGCGGCATCCTCCAGCAGTGCATCCACAACGGCTTCGGCCTGCACTACTTCGACGAGGAGTTGACGGGGCCCGAGTACGCCCAGGAGTTCATCGAGAACGTCGCCGAGCGCGGCGTCGACATCCGGCTGAACACGATGGTCCAGGAAGTGACCGACGGGAAGACCGTCTACGCTGTCAGCGAAGACGTAGGGCTGACCGAGATCGACGCCGAGGCTGTCGTCCTGGCGATGGGCTGTCGGGAACGGACGCGAGAGGCCCTGGACATTCCGGGAGACCGCCCGGCCGGCGTCTTCAGCGCCGGAACAGCCCAGCGCTACATCAACATGGAAGGGAAGATGCCCGGCGAGAAGGCAGTCATCCTCGGCTCGGGCGACATCGGTCTCATCATGGCTCGACGGATGTACCTCGAAGGGGCTGAGGTCCCGGCAGTCCTCGAAGTAATGCCGTACTCGGGCGGACTGACCCGCAACGTCGTCCAGTGTCTGGAGGACTTCGACATTCCACTACGAACGCAACAGACCATCACCGAGATCTACGGCGACGAACGCGTCGAGGGCGTTACCGTCCAGGAGGTCGACGACGACTTCGAGCCGATCCCCGGCACTGAGTACGACATCGAGTGTGACACCGTCCTGCTGTCTGTCGGGCTGATTCCCGAAAACGAACTCTCGGAGGGTGCCGGTGTGGATATGCACCCCGTCACTGGCGGGCCGGTCGTCGACGACGGTCGGGAGACCAGCGTCGAGGACATCTACGCCTGCGGGAACGTCCTCCACGTCCACGATCTGGTCGACTGGGTGACCGAGGAGAGCATGATCGCCGGCCGATCGGTCGCCAAACAGCTCAACGACGAGATCGACATCCGCGAGGAACCGATCGAGATCGAATCCACCGGCGCGGTGAGCTACGTCGTCCCGGAGCGGATCAGCAAATCCGACGCCGACCGCGAGGAACTTCCGTTGTATCTGCGGGTCTATGCGCCCATGAACGAGGTCTTCGTCACCGTCGAGAGCGGCGACGAGCAGTTGGCTCGCGAGTTCGAGCGCCGTGCGGAACCCGGCGAGATGATCACGGTCGATCTCGACGCCGAGGCGCTCGAAGACCTCCCGGAGAATCGTCTCGTGGTTGACGTCGTTCCAAAGGAGGAGATCTAG
- a CDS encoding DUF1667 domain-containing protein: MSPETVEITCIACPVGCDVSIEVEGGEIQSIEGFTCPRGKEYAKEEYRNPTRILPTTARVAGGVLPRVPVKSAEPMPKPELEAAMREIAAVEVQAPVELGDVIVENVCDTDVDIVATRDLPAADEGPKAAD, from the coding sequence ATGAGCCCTGAAACCGTCGAGATAACCTGTATCGCCTGCCCGGTCGGCTGTGACGTCTCCATCGAGGTCGAGGGTGGGGAGATTCAATCGATCGAGGGCTTCACCTGCCCCAGAGGCAAGGAATACGCCAAAGAGGAGTACCGGAACCCGACGCGGATCCTCCCGACGACGGCACGCGTCGCGGGTGGCGTCCTCCCACGAGTGCCCGTCAAATCCGCCGAGCCGATGCCCAAACCGGAGCTGGAAGCTGCCATGCGTGAGATCGCTGCCGTCGAAGTCCAGGCCCCGGTCGAACTCGGTGACGTGATCGTCGAAAACGTCTGTGACACCGATGTCGACATCGTCGCGACCCGCGACCTCCCGGCAGCCGACGAGGGGCCGAAAGCCGCCGACTGA
- a CDS encoding zinc-dependent metalloprotease, whose product MSLLDGFRAVTAASGTGPIDWEAAAAAATAATDPGSVSLTAAEEEAYAADVRAARDAVTDATNAAFELPESVTILNRNHWIEANIGTFERVMGPIEARADEIPGIARTINTTTMAVMLGFLGRNVLGQYDPVLLGEDPHELYFVHPNIVEIADQLNVPLARFRRWIAFHEVTHAAEFGAAPWLSSYLETRVEETVGDLADGQIDRDAFAELNTAMTAVEGYAELVMDDAFDRPYQDLRDALDRRRNNRGPVAGLIQRLLGLGLKRQQYERGKAFFEAVAAERGIDGAHAVWEQPGNLPTDDELDTPTRWLDRVDP is encoded by the coding sequence ATGAGTCTCCTCGACGGATTCCGTGCAGTCACAGCGGCATCAGGAACGGGCCCGATCGACTGGGAGGCGGCCGCTGCCGCGGCGACAGCCGCGACTGATCCCGGGTCGGTATCTCTGACGGCGGCCGAAGAAGAGGCCTACGCGGCCGACGTTCGGGCAGCCAGAGACGCGGTCACTGACGCAACGAACGCTGCCTTCGAGTTACCCGAGTCGGTCACGATCCTGAACCGCAACCACTGGATCGAGGCGAACATCGGGACCTTCGAGCGAGTGATGGGGCCGATCGAGGCCCGTGCGGACGAGATTCCGGGCATCGCCCGCACAATAAACACCACGACGATGGCGGTCATGCTCGGCTTTCTCGGACGGAACGTCCTCGGGCAGTACGACCCCGTCTTGCTCGGTGAGGACCCCCACGAACTGTACTTCGTCCACCCCAACATCGTCGAAATCGCCGACCAACTGAACGTCCCACTCGCCCGGTTTCGGCGCTGGATCGCGTTCCACGAAGTGACCCACGCCGCGGAGTTCGGGGCCGCGCCGTGGCTGTCGTCGTATCTCGAAACCCGCGTCGAGGAAACTGTCGGGGACCTCGCCGACGGCCAGATAGATCGCGACGCCTTCGCCGAACTCAACACGGCGATGACGGCCGTCGAGGGGTACGCCGAACTCGTGATGGACGACGCGTTCGATCGGCCCTACCAGGACCTCCGGGACGCACTCGACCGCCGGCGGAACAACCGTGGGCCAGTCGCCGGGCTCATCCAGCGACTGCTCGGGCTGGGCCTGAAGCGCCAGCAATACGAGCGCGGGAAGGCCTTCTTCGAGGCCGTCGCGGCCGAGAGAGGGATCGATGGCGCTCACGCCGTCTGGGAGCAACCAGGGAATCTCCCTACCGACGACGAACTCGATACGCCCACCCGGTGGCTCGATCGGGTCGATCCCTGA
- a CDS encoding cupredoxin domain-containing protein, producing the protein MALHRRRLLGILGVALGSGLSGCLDASGEDESTGTDRDHRTTVTIRDGAFSPRSWEAAAGHEVTVVFENHDDREHSLRGDFGDFEVRVPAGETVSRTVTVPEKPGDYAIECNGTMGAFELEAVPADMLGGCSLDESNE; encoded by the coding sequence ATGGCATTACATCGACGTCGTCTACTCGGGATTCTAGGGGTGGCGCTCGGGTCGGGGCTGAGTGGGTGTCTCGACGCGTCGGGAGAGGACGAATCGACGGGCACCGACAGAGACCATCGGACGACCGTCACGATTCGCGACGGGGCGTTTTCCCCGCGTTCGTGGGAGGCAGCTGCGGGCCACGAAGTGACCGTCGTCTTCGAGAACCACGACGACCGGGAACACAGTTTGCGGGGGGACTTCGGCGACTTCGAGGTTCGCGTGCCGGCGGGCGAGACCGTCAGCCGGACGGTGACTGTGCCGGAGAAACCGGGCGACTATGCGATCGAGTGCAACGGGACCATGGGCGCGTTCGAACTCGAAGCCGTGCCCGCGGATATGCTGGGTGGCTGTAGCCTCGACGAGTCCAATGAGTGA
- a CDS encoding YeeE/YedE thiosulfate transporter family protein, giving the protein MSELALALVAGVGFGVFFQKGRLCYASALSDFFLFRSSRVGGGILLATLLTTLSWSGAYLLGGKAGFWLPSWGFSGLIGGAIFGVGMILAGACLTSTLWRVASGSGQYALVLVGILVGFFLTGLAHPWLAEFYFTPLWLGTGGTAFAAPVPAPLVAVAFVGVVVLAYAGVAGSTTRRFDGSIDEDEGRIDGFRESVRVGLAGLVAGARQYVGARASGIDLGRALRRPWDPRTCGIGIALTATLWIGVSSVWTVSGPLEDWVAFGFVAISTDLLETVPGFDAAYSGSISPGMGVIAGFLLGAFLAALAGGDFEFTPPSRSAGVTPVAGGVLMGVGATLAPGCNVTNLYTGVASLSIHGIVAGTGIVLGAYASTRLLFRARG; this is encoded by the coding sequence ATGAGTGAACTCGCCCTCGCGCTGGTGGCGGGCGTCGGATTCGGCGTCTTCTTTCAGAAGGGGCGGCTCTGCTATGCGAGCGCGCTCTCGGACTTCTTTCTGTTTCGATCGTCTCGGGTCGGCGGCGGCATCCTGCTCGCCACGCTGCTGACGACACTCTCCTGGAGTGGTGCGTATCTTTTGGGCGGCAAAGCCGGTTTCTGGCTCCCCTCGTGGGGGTTCTCTGGGCTGATCGGCGGCGCTATCTTCGGCGTCGGGATGATCCTTGCGGGTGCCTGCCTGACGAGCACGCTCTGGCGCGTCGCCAGCGGCAGCGGCCAGTACGCGCTCGTGCTGGTGGGCATCCTCGTGGGATTCTTCCTCACCGGACTGGCCCACCCTTGGCTCGCGGAGTTCTATTTCACGCCGCTGTGGCTCGGAACTGGCGGGACTGCCTTCGCCGCTCCCGTCCCCGCACCGCTCGTGGCGGTCGCATTCGTCGGCGTCGTCGTCCTCGCGTACGCTGGGGTCGCTGGATCGACGACGCGCCGATTCGACGGGTCGATCGACGAAGACGAGGGGCGGATCGACGGGTTTCGCGAATCCGTACGCGTTGGATTGGCGGGCCTCGTTGCAGGCGCGCGCCAGTACGTCGGTGCGCGAGCTTCGGGGATCGATCTCGGCCGTGCGCTTCGCCGACCATGGGATCCCCGGACCTGCGGGATCGGGATCGCGCTCACGGCGACACTCTGGATCGGCGTGTCGAGCGTCTGGACCGTTTCGGGCCCACTCGAGGACTGGGTCGCGTTCGGGTTCGTGGCGATCAGTACCGACCTGCTGGAAACTGTCCCCGGCTTCGACGCCGCATACTCCGGCAGCATCTCGCCGGGGATGGGCGTCATTGCCGGATTTCTCCTCGGTGCCTTTCTCGCGGCACTCGCCGGTGGCGACTTCGAGTTCACACCGCCGTCGCGCTCGGCTGGCGTCACGCCCGTCGCTGGCGGCGTCCTGATGGGCGTCGGTGCAACCCTCGCCCCCGGCTGTAACGTGACGAACCTCTACACCGGCGTGGCATCACTGAGCATCCACGGGATCGTCGCCGGAACCGGCATCGTCCTCGGTGCGTACGCCAGTACCCGATTGCTTTTTCGTGCCCGGGGATAG
- a CDS encoding M20/M25/M40 family metallo-hydrolase: MDDPQRDFLESLLDTASPSGFETPGQRVWIEYVSQFADKVRTDDYGNAVAVHEGDGDREIAIAGHGDEIGFMVRDITDDGFLQLSRIGGSDRTVTRGQHVTVHTDAGPVSGVVGQTAIHLRDREDDSIDDVAEQHVDIGVADGESARERVEIGDPVTFASGLESLAGTRLSARGMDNRVGIWTAAEALRTASDADASATVYAVSTVQEELGLQGAKMVGFDLDPDAVVAVDVTHATDTPDVPGKRSNGVELGAGPVVARGSANHPRLVDALRSVADEEGLDVQLEATGIRTGTDADAFYTQRGGVPSVNLGLPNRYMHTPVEVIDTADLTNAATLLGSFAVAAESLAPFGVEFDTESRA, encoded by the coding sequence ATGGACGACCCACAGCGGGACTTTCTCGAATCGCTCCTCGACACTGCCAGCCCATCGGGCTTCGAAACGCCCGGCCAGCGCGTCTGGATCGAGTACGTCTCACAGTTCGCCGACAAAGTCAGGACTGATGACTACGGCAACGCCGTCGCGGTCCACGAGGGCGACGGGGATCGCGAGATCGCGATCGCCGGCCACGGTGACGAGATCGGCTTCATGGTCCGGGACATCACCGACGATGGGTTCCTCCAGTTGTCCCGGATCGGCGGGTCGGATCGGACGGTCACTCGCGGCCAGCACGTCACTGTTCACACCGATGCGGGACCTGTCTCCGGCGTGGTCGGCCAGACGGCGATCCACCTGCGTGATCGCGAGGACGACAGTATCGACGACGTGGCCGAACAACACGTCGACATCGGCGTCGCCGACGGCGAGTCCGCTCGCGAGCGCGTCGAGATCGGCGATCCAGTGACATTTGCCTCGGGCCTCGAGTCGCTCGCGGGGACGCGGCTGTCGGCCCGCGGCATGGACAACCGCGTGGGGATCTGGACGGCTGCCGAAGCGCTGCGAACGGCAAGCGACGCCGACGCCTCGGCGACGGTCTACGCCGTCAGCACCGTCCAGGAGGAACTCGGACTCCAGGGCGCGAAGATGGTCGGGTTCGATCTCGATCCCGACGCCGTGGTGGCGGTGGACGTCACGCACGCGACTGATACGCCGGACGTGCCGGGGAAACGATCCAACGGCGTCGAACTCGGTGCCGGACCGGTTGTCGCGCGTGGCAGTGCGAACCACCCGCGACTCGTCGACGCACTCCGCTCTGTGGCTGACGAGGAGGGTCTCGACGTCCAGCTCGAAGCGACGGGCATCCGGACCGGCACTGATGCGGACGCCTTCTACACCCAGCGTGGGGGCGTCCCATCGGTGAACCTGGGGCTGCCGAACCGCTACATGCACACGCCCGTCGAAGTGATCGACACGGCGGATCTGACGAACGCGGCCACGCTGCTCGGTTCCTTCGCCGTCGCCGCCGAGTCGCTTGCGCCCTTCGGCGTCGAATTCGACACCGAGTCGCGGGCCTAG
- a CDS encoding LSM domain-containing protein, with protein sequence MSDQPRDVLEETVGSTVTVDLKGGEVLEGELTGYDQHLNLVLSAGEDTTIIRGDNVVSIHL encoded by the coding sequence ATGAGTGATCAACCACGTGACGTTCTCGAAGAGACTGTCGGGTCGACGGTTACGGTCGATCTGAAAGGCGGCGAGGTTCTGGAAGGGGAACTTACTGGGTACGACCAGCACCTGAATCTGGTGCTGTCGGCGGGCGAAGACACAACGATTATACGCGGCGACAACGTCGTATCGATACACCTATGA
- a CDS encoding 50S ribosomal protein L37e has translation MTGKGTPSQGKKNKTTHVKCRRCGEKSYHVTKGVCASCGFGKSAKRRDYAWQEKAGE, from the coding sequence ATGACCGGGAAAGGAACTCCGAGCCAGGGCAAGAAGAACAAGACGACACACGTCAAGTGTCGGCGGTGTGGCGAGAAGTCCTATCACGTCACGAAAGGCGTCTGTGCGTCGTGTGGATTCGGCAAATCCGCCAAGCGGCGTGACTATGCCTGGCAGGAGAAGGCCGGCGAATAA